Within Anopheles nili chromosome 3, idAnoNiliSN_F5_01, whole genome shotgun sequence, the genomic segment ATGTTCTTGAATAGTTTGTACTTATTATTTGTTGATTTATAACATATTTGGTTTTACtaacttttcctttcatttcctATCGTTCAAGTGGAGTGGTATTAGCTTCTCCCAATTATGCCGAGCAATGGCAAACAATACACAGTTCCAGCTATCAATTCGGGCAAGAGGGAAGTCTACAGTTTCAAGTGAATGGTTTTCGAATCTCACAAGGAGCCGATGGATTGGTAAAAATATATCGCCCCAACAACCGTTGTTCAATTCGAACTAGTCCTACCAACGGATGTGCAACGGTCACTACCAATTTTATCCATTGCACAGCTTCTCTGGGCACATCTTCGCATCTGTTTGTTCGGTAAACTTAATCAATATGTACATTTCTGATTTCTATACTAACATTGTTGTATATTTAACAGGCGTGAAGAAAGGCGTATACACTTTGACGGTGCTACATTTATCGTGCGTAATGCTGGACACTCTGCTGGCTTTGATGAGTTTAATCGATTGCGCGTCTACTGAAGTGTGCATTTCTCTCAGAAtaactttatttattttgtgtgaaaaGCTGCCAGAAGCAAAGTGAAGCTAGTGATAACTACTGTACAACTGCTTATGCATTCTGATGTATTCCAACCTCGATAGCTCAATGTTTGAATCAGTGATTGTAAGGGTAGCATAATAAAATTCCTTTGAACTAACCAAAACAACCAGATTAAtgttaatatttaaaattccGTATGATTCATAGCTAAAACTAATACAGCATGTAACGCTTCCATATACGGTTCTTATATTTATATACCATTACTCATTTCATGTTGCTACTTACATGATCAGAACTGGAAGGGTTAGGGAGTGGGCCCGATCTGCGAAGACGGGCTAGGGCACTCCTGAGACCTTCCGTACTGTTATATTTTGCCGCCCGTTCAAAAATATAGCACCCGCACAGGAGCAGTTTGAAAGTTTAACAACACTTTTCGTTGCCACGTTTGGCGATGTTGTAATCGATGTTGGCCGCTGGAATACTTTGCCTGTATGGCAGAGTGGCCAATTAGATCTTGTTTAGTGAACGTTGTGAATAGCCCCGTGTCAGGCTTTGTACTCTTCTGCACTATCGCACACAACTGTGAACACTATTGCTGGGCGAGTTAGAAAGCACTTCGGATTGATGACTTCTTTTCATTAACTTTCACACTGAATTGCATGACTCTCCTGGCTCCGACCTCTCACGAAATGGCACTTGCTGCATAATATTTGCTTCCTCATGCTGCAAAATAATTAATCTAACAACATTCTTGTTATAATGAGGTATGAGGcaaaaaatgtgataaaataaTGAACATTCAAATTTCCACATTTCCAATCTGAGCACAATTATAAACTTAAATCAAGAGAAATGTTAATATTGTAGGATGCAATATACCAAATCAATGAATGCGTTGTATAGTGCGAAAATATTGCCTTTCCCAGCAAACAACTACCAGCTAGTACAAATGCATAGCGTCAGGAAATCCGCTTTGTAAGAAAATGTACATGCATGGTATAATTCTACGAAATACGTGTCTTGAGGTAAGTGCAAcagcaggaagcaaaaaagtGATTAATGGATTTCCTGCCTCCTTGTCCTAAATACAGACCATTCGGTTGATTTGTGGGTGAAGCGTGATCCTTGTCCTACTTTTGATTTAATCGATCAAACAGTTTAGTAACcgaaaaatttaacaaattaaaaatgttaCCATATGTAAAATGCTTTTTGTAGTTTGAATATGATAGTGTTTTTAGCTGCTTGCTGCTTTATGTGCTTCCATATTGAACTGAACATTACTATCGGGTTTATAACACTTCCAAACATTCAATATATTTCTCATCATGGAATATTATCTTTGGATTACATggaacaaaataacaaataacaTTTACATAACTTCCTTGTAATctaatttttcatttactttcACTTTAAACTTTACTACtttcattttaaaatcttttatttattgtcaTGATCCGCAAAGTGAATTTCAGTTATACATATGTTGCATTAAAATTTTTAGATAATTGCTTTATCCTCACCAACTTTTAGCAATCTGTAGGGCACATTCAAACCGGTACTCAACGTAAGCTAAAATGTATACCCATTATTGAGCACCTACATCAATGGTAGTACCTACAAAGTAGGACTTTTTCAATCAGCCAACCTCGCATCCTTAGTCAATGTTTTCGGTTACAGACTTTGGGATCCAGGCTCATTGCTTACCTTTATGCGAACCACTAGAGAATCAAAAGGTCAACCGGAGAAGGCTGGCCTTCGTTTCCACCGACTGGAAAACCTAAACAGGATTTGTGGGGCTTTATTTTGGCGTCTTTGTAAACTTTGATTGGAATCgcatggcaaaaaaaatctgtttTAATAAACAATCATTCTGCGTCTTATTTAACGGtcataaagaaaataaaaccaagtAAACTACTAGCTTTGTGATAGTATAATCAAAATTTATGCCGTAAGTAATGATGTTAGCCAAAGCGATGATTTTGTTCATGATTattaatgtaaataaaaagtgAATCTGAATCTGaggtttagaaaaaaaaacattgataaTTTAGTGCAATAATCGCGATGATGAATTTCTCCAATTTTCCCAGAGcgtttttgcaacaaaactgCGGAACCACCGTTCCAATGGGGTAAATAATCTACTTCTTCCATGTCATCGTCATATACCaccaccattttccagcttGCCAACCAGCGTGGCAGAGTAGAGCACATAAAACTACAACACACGATGGCCCGGAAAGGTAAAATCCAATCCTTTTCCACTCACTTCGGGAGCCGGAAATTAAAGTTCGTTCCTCTCACTACTGCGACCTTGGCTTTGCTGGATGATTGGTCCGAAACGGATGTTCTTCCGCGTTTGGGCCTACATACAATTGCGCTCTTTAATAAACACACTTCTTTaatccacacacacccacacacacgagcacgtaCAAATGGCATCAACTCCGGTTGCTACGACCGTCTATTGTTGAATTGAAGCTAGAACCATCTCTATTCCTTGTTGCACATCCCCAGTAGGCCAAACGAACCACGCGCCCTAGAGATGATTCAATAATCAATATCAAGTGCGAAGACGTTCACGAAGAGTTAGCCCTCCAGCCGTCCGGTTGCTAGCTATTACACCGGCCCTCTTCACTCCTGCCTTCGTGCACTACATTATTGAATGCGTTCCAAACATAACGTGTGGACTTGGTGGAACACCTTGCGGAGGACGACCTCGTTGTCATCAACTAGCCCGTGGACTGGTTTTACGCTTTCGTCCTCTTCTCCTTCCACGTTTAATAGGAGACAGATCACTTGACTGCGCTCCGGTTCCAGGTGGGTTCCAGGCTACACGTATCCGGAGCAATGACCAGAAAACACCCCGCGAGTTACGAGTTAAAGAAGCGGCGGTAACGCTTTTCCTATCACCCCGATGTTATCGCAAAGTCGAGTCGCACCACATACCATCATCAGGAAAAACAGTGCGGACTCGACCATCCGCGGTACCGTGGACACGGCGAACACACAAGATTATCGATTGACACAAACACAACGCTCAAAGGCACAGGCCCACGGCACAGGACGCTGCTATCAGTGTATCCCGGTACCGAATCTCCGCAACAACCCGTAAGGAACGTGTGTTACAGAGAAGCCATTAGAACGGAACGGTAGCGCGAACCGCGCGAGATGCAGCTTTTGACGCGCTCGCGAAAATATAAGGCCGCTATGcccgaagaaaagcaaactttGCCGACCACCTGCACCGCTTTTCCTTCCTTAAGGCTTTCTTCCCTTCGTGCGCCTAGTGCTTCAGCTTCTCGTGGAACGCCTCTGCGACACACAACACTTTTGTGGACAACACTCTAAACACGCTACACACACCATGTGCCATGCCCCTGACCcgtttttatctcttttttatCTCATCAAGGGGGGAGGTGGGGGCGGGGGTGAAAAGGCAGACAGACAAAGCACGAgggaggaagagaagaagaagagaaaaataaaagcacacacacactcaattCCTTCTATTCCCGCATATTACGGGCGCGGCGCATTCGCGTACGTACCACCCACGGTGACGGTTCGATGGAAACTGAAGCTTTTTCGTCCTTAGTGGaccaaaaatattttcattcgcgCTTGGCGTGACCGGAAATCCCGACTGCGTAGCGCACGGCAGCAGCTTTCAATGCGGGCTCGAATCGCGAGAGTGAGAGCCATACTCGAGAGAGCCTACAGCGCGATACAATCCTGTCGCAATGAAAAGCTCTCTGTAGGAAGGAAATCACGTGAAaactgcgagagagagaaatgagCGGGAGTAACAatcaaaaaaaggccaacacactcacgcacgcagATGGTAGAGAAAagtttgtgtgggtgggggaggtCACGATTTCCGCGAGCACGATGATAAGCAAAAGAGAGCCCCAGTGAATGCCACGTGAGGGGTGTTAAATACATTCTCTGTTTATGTGCCGAACCCGGAGCGAGGGCGTTTAGCGAAGGAAGTTTagagcaagacaaaaaaaaaggaataaaaagaagcagcaaacaaGGATAATCGCTCACAATTCAAGCTCGCGTTCTCGCGAATCTCTAGCCTCGCGATTTCGGCGGAGatttaaattataaacaaTGTGCCAAGCGCGTTTTGGTTCTCCCGCACAAAGATGGAACAAAAGCTCACCCCACACGGTTCCGCCTTATCTCGGGGCACCTGCCGCCCGTATGTTTATCGCGCTCGCGCCGACGGGAACTTATCAACCCCGATTGCCAAATTGGGGGGGAGGAATGGCTTAAAATATATTACGATAAGCGAGCTATTGCGACCCTTCGTTCGTCATAGATGAATcgttgtgttccttttttttttgtgtggtgttCTTCTCTcgtatgtgtttattttcctgtGTGTTCCCACGAGTTAACGATAACGCGTTGTTCCAGACGAGGTTGCAAAGCACGAGTTGGCTTAGTTTTATTCCACCCCTCTGCATGGGTCAGTGTCTCCTCGTCAGTGGAACATCGACATTTGTCCCCCCAGCATGAAGCTACTACGGTTCGTCTTCACGTGGGAGCTGCTGTGGTGCGTTCTGGCTCCAGCGATTGGTATCGGTGTGTACTTCCTTTCCTACTGGAACTGGACCACTCTACCGGACGGGGTCACACTGAACGATGCTGTAGGTATTAATTCTGCCACTCGAAATTGGACGCCTTTTTGGTCACCCGAAAGTCACTAAAATTATGCGCCCTCTGGCGGTGTTGCAGACAAGCTCCGCGGACCGTCGATTCGTTGCGGAAAGAGCTTTACGCGATCTGGCGGAACTCACCAGCCAAGGACCACGCGTTGCCggaagtgaaacaaacgaacggttcGCCGTCAATCTGCTGCTGAGCTCCGTCGAACAGATCGCACGCCAAGCACATCCGGACTTTAACGTTACCTACGAAGTTCAGCGTGTCAGTGGCAGCTACTTCCTCGAGTATGACGATTATCCCATCACTAGCTACTACCGGAACGTGCAGAACGTCGTGGTTTCGGTCACACGGAAAGACACCTTCAGTGGCAAGTACCTGCTGGTGAATGCGCACTTCGACAGTGCCGTTTCAAGTCCTGGTGCCGGTGATGACGGCACGATGGTGGTCGTGATGTTGGAAATTCTTCGTCAACTAACCACCCAAAATGGCGACCCAGCAGCACCGATGCAACACGGTGTGATATTCCTGTTCAATGGGTGCGAAGAGAACACCATGCAGGGAGTGCACGGTTTCATTCGAGGACATCCGTTGGCCCAACATGTGGCCACCTTCATCAACCTAGACGTGGCCGCTAATGGAGGGCGTGAGATCATGTTCCAATCTGGCCCACATTATCCGTTCCTCATGGCGTACTATCGTGATCACGTGCGACGACCCTACGCCAACACGCTGGGTGAGGAAGTCTTCCAGATGGGGTTGGTGCCGTCCTTTACGGACTACGAAACGCTCTCCGAGCAGGGCGGTTGGCCAGGGATGGATTTTGCGCTGTCTTCTTACGGATATCTCTACCACACGGCGCTGGATGCGTTGGAAACGATATCCACCAGCACGTTGCAGCACATCGGAGACAACCTGCTGGGGCTTGTGAGCGCTTTAAGCAATGCTCCTGAGCTTCACAATATAGCGGAACACCGGGAAGGATCGGCCGTTTTCTTCGACTTCATGCACCTGTTTCTGGTGTACTACACGGACACGGTCGCGTTGATCATCAACATCCTGCTGGGTGTGCTCTCGGTGGCACTTATTGCGGGTACGATCTACATGACCTCGCGCAAAGAAGACGCCGTCGGTACTAACGTTCTGTTTGAGGCTGGCGCGAGCCTTATCGTGCAGACACTCTCGATCGTCCTGGGCGCTGGCTGCTCCGTGCTGGTGGCGATAATTTTTGATGCCTGTGATCGATCGCTAAGTTGGTTCACGTCCACCTGGCTGCTGTTTGGGTTGTACTTTGTGCCGTGCATCGGAGGTCTCTGTTTGGGGCCGTTTTTGTACGTTCACTTTCGCAAAATTGTAAGTTTTGAGCAAATCAAGAAAGGATCTCCTTGTAAAtcgggtcttttttttgccgccagCCCTTCCTGCACGATCAAGGACGAGTGATCTTCTTCCTGCATGCGCAACACTTCATATACGCAGTACTGTTGATCACCTTAACGGCGGGAGGCATTCGATCGGCATTCCTACTGCTCTTCCCGATCATCTTCTACTCCGCCACAACGATCGTCAACATGATCCTGCAGTTTCGGTTGAACGTGTGGATTTATGTGCACTTAGCCGGTCAGTTGGTGCCACTGTTTTACTTCTGCTCCCTCACAGCCACCCTGTTTTCGGTGTTTATTCCA encodes:
- the LOC128726763 gene encoding endoplasmic reticulum metallopeptidase 1-like; amino-acid sequence: MKLLRFVFTWELLWCVLAPAIGIGVYFLSYWNWTTLPDGVTLNDATSSADRRFVAERALRDLAELTSQGPRVAGSETNERFAVNLLLSSVEQIARQAHPDFNVTYEVQRVSGSYFLEYDDYPITSYYRNVQNVVVSVTRKDTFSGKYLLVNAHFDSAVSSPGAGDDGTMVVVMLEILRQLTTQNGDPAAPMQHGVIFLFNGCEENTMQGVHGFIRGHPLAQHVATFINLDVAANGGREIMFQSGPHYPFLMAYYRDHVRRPYANTLGEEVFQMGLVPSFTDYETLSEQGGWPGMDFALSSYGYLYHTALDALETISTSTLQHIGDNLLGLVSALSNAPELHNIAEHREGSAVFFDFMHLFLVYYTDTVALIINILLGVLSVALIAGTIYMTSRKEDAVGTNVLFEAGASLIVQTLSIVLGAGCSVLVAIIFDACDRSLSWFTSTWLLFGLYFVPCIGGLCLGPFLYVHFRKIPFLHDQGRVIFFLHAQHFIYAVLLITLTAGGIRSAFLLLFPIIFYSATTIVNMILQFRLNVWIYVHLAGQLVPLFYFCSLTATLFSVFIPMTGRSDNRSNPDLQMALFSALLTLLLVGFLTPFVVMFRRKVYVFGTILVMFLVTAIVAATPHGFPFRAETSPQRYFIFHHQRNFYWPNSTLRSSSSIFYLHPQDRQTPRLLQSDVPEWSDAQQLGEECDRELYCGIPFYINRYHRQSDSSYWLRAQQPPNFPEPVEFRLVSRENPAPGRYRMSFSVRGPSHMSLYVSPRAGRKLVAWSFSDRIPPSGERWNNQDVHFVNLFSGALENAPLTFYLEVEQFSPDQAQEHLHLSVVAQYMHHGVQHRTNEFQQLLDKMPKYAHTVAYPGYLESWIF